The genomic window ATATTAAAGTAGGTTTTATTCCAAGTAAACTTCCAACTGCAGCTGTAGCTCCTGAAATACGTCCACCTCTTTTTAAATGGTTTAAATCATCTACTGTTATGGCATGAATTACTTTTCTCTTATTATCTTCAGCCCATTTAACAACACTTTCTTTAGATTCTCCTTTTTTAAGCATTTCGCAAATATAATATACTATAGCCCCTTCACCTAATGATACACTTAAAGAATCTATTATTGAAATATCTGCATTAGGATATTCATCTAATATACTCTGCATAGCTATGTTAGCACTATTAAAAGTTCCACTTAATGCTGATGATAATCCTATATAAATGATAGAATCTCCCTTATTTGCGTATTTCTTAAATACTTCTTCAAAAGTTCCAACATTTACTTGAGCAGTAGAAGGCATCCCTCCCTCTCTAATCATTTTATAAAATTCATCATATTTTAAAGTTTGCCCTAAATCATCTGGTATAAATTCTCCGTTTATATTAACTGTTAATGATACTATTTCTATATTATTTTCTTTTATATATTTTACCGGCAAATCACATGCAGAATCTGTTATAATTTTAATCCCCATTTTTTCTCTCCTAGTTTATTTAAATTTATTTATTTCATTATACACAGATTTATTTTCCTAGTCAAATCATTTGATTATCAAAATATAAAATTAATAATTGTTTCACAAATAAAAAAAAGACGTCTACAACAGACGTCTTTTTTTATTACTTATTTACTATTAAAGATTCTCCTGTCATTTCAGCTGGAACTTCTAATCCCATTTCTGTTAACATTGTTGGAGCTATATCTGCAAGCTTTCCTTCTTTAAGACCTTTTCCTTCTGTATGGTTTGATACCCAAACAAATGGAACTGGATCTGTTGTATGAGCAGTAAATGGATTTCCTGTTGAGAAATCTATCATAGTTTCAGCATTACCATGATCAGCTGTTATAAATACTGATCCATCTTTTTCTAAAACTTTGTTTACTACTTTTCCTAAGCATTCATCTACAGTTTCAACAGCCTTTACAGCAGCACTTATTACTCCTGTATGACCAACCATATCTGGGTTTGCATAGTTTAATATAATCATATCATATTTATCTGAATCTAATCTCTTAATTAGTTCATCTGTTACTTCATAAGCACTCATTTCTGGTTTTAAATCATAAGTTGCAACCTTTGGTGATGCTATAAGAGCTCTATCTTCACCTTCATTTTCTTTTTCAACTCCTCCGTTGAAGAAGAATGTAACGTGTGCATATTTTTCTGTTTCAGCTATTCTTAATTGGTTTAATCCCTTGCTAGCTACATATTCACCTAAAGTATTTGAGTAGCTTTCAGGTCTATAAGCTACTGAAACACCTTCTAAAGTCTTATCATATTGAGTCATTGTAACGAAAGTTAAATTTAATGTTTCTCTGTTAAATCCATCAAATTGCTTATCGTTTATAGCTCTAGTTATTTCTCTAGCTCTATCAGGTCTAAAGTTGAAGAATATTACTGAATCTCCATTCTTTATAGTTGTTACTGGCTTTTCATCTTCCATAACTACTGTTGGTAATACGAATTCGTCAGTTTTGTTATCATGGTATGATCTTTCTATAGCTTCTACTGCTGATGTTGCAGTTTCACCTTTTCCTAATACCATTGCATTGTAAGCTAACTCAACTCTTTCCCATCTATTATCTCTATCCATTGCATAGTATCTTCCTGATACTGTAGCAATTTTACCTACTCCGATTTCTT from Clostridium septicum includes these protein-coding regions:
- a CDS encoding DegV family protein, whose translation is MGIKIITDSACDLPVKYIKENNIEIVSLTVNINGEFIPDDLGQTLKYDEFYKMIREGGMPSTAQVNVGTFEEVFKKYANKGDSIIYIGLSSALSGTFNSANIAMQSILDEYPNADISIIDSLSVSLGEGAIVYYICEMLKKGESKESVVKWAEDNKRKVIHAITVDDLNHLKRGGRISGATAAVGSLLGIKPTLILDNEGKVIPGAKIKGRKKAMRYLVQELKDKAVNIEEQVVFICHADCLKDAEELKEMILSEINVKDIMLNSIGAVVGTHGGPGTLATIFIGKNR
- the gpmI gene encoding 2,3-bisphosphoglycerate-independent phosphoglycerate mutase gives rise to the protein MAKKPVMLMILDGFGIAPKSDGNAVEAAKKPNFDALVEKYPHTELQASGLEVGLPEGQMGNSEVGHLNIGAGRIIYQELTRITKEIKEGGFFKNESLNLAIENAKKNNSALHLMGLLSDGGVHSHIDHLKGLLQLAKKAELQNVYVHCFMDGRDVAPSSGKDFIVELENYMKEIGVGKIATVSGRYYAMDRDNRWERVELAYNAMVLGKGETATSAVEAIERSYHDNKTDEFVLPTVVMEDEKPVTTIKNGDSVIFFNFRPDRAREITRAINDKQFDGFNRETLNLTFVTMTQYDKTLEGVSVAYRPESYSNTLGEYVASKGLNQLRIAETEKYAHVTFFFNGGVEKENEGEDRALIASPKVATYDLKPEMSAYEVTDELIKRLDSDKYDMIILNYANPDMVGHTGVISAAVKAVETVDECLGKVVNKVLEKDGSVFITADHGNAETMIDFSTGNPFTAHTTDPVPFVWVSNHTEGKGLKEGKLADIAPTMLTEMGLEVPAEMTGESLIVNK